TTAGCAAAAGCAACAGATTTATACCCTGAGAGCAATATTGGCATTGTTAAGGCAGACTATTTTCCCTCGTGAACTTCTACCATTGGTTATAACATGCCCAACTAAACCATTTACAAAACCTTTCCCACTGTAATGCGCAGCAATGCCTCTCTCAGCTATCAGGTCCATCTCTTCAGTTCTTATCTGCCAAATATTACGCAAGTATAATCAAGCTGCTAGAAGATAAGCAGAACCAAATAAATGCTACCTTGTCAATAGACCATGAGACAAATTCCAAAAATCAGAAAGTAAAATGTCAAAGACATTCAATaggattatgtttattttttattttttaaaaaagacaCTTCTAATAGGATATATATATTCCCCACTCAAAGCTGGACAAAATATTAAAGTAATAGGCTAAAAAGTTATTCTGATACAGGAAACatcaaagaaaattttaagaTTTGGAAAGTTTAATGTATTTGAATTCTTGAAAATTTGTGTGGAAATAGAATGGTGTCAAACATTCTTGGATGTTCCAACATGAAAGTGTGTCATAAATATTGGTATAGAAGGAGTAACTGATATCATTGTTGTTCATAAGTTTTGGGAGGTGCCATGAATGTACCTGAACTTCCAAACGAAACATGCTCTCATAAAGAAATGGGATCACTGTTGTATGAAGACTTTGATAGCCATTAGGCTTTGGAGTGGCGACGTAGTCTTTCATCTGTTGCAAAATGTTACAAATAGAGCAATCAAAGTCCATTAGCATATCACAAGAATAAGGGATGCAGATATATTATGCAATACTTACAGCCCGCGGGATAGGTGTCCAAATTCCATGTACAAGTCCAAGCACATGATAGCATATCTACAGAGGAAAAATATGTTAGAGGCATCTCTATACATTATACAGAAAGAGATGCAAGTTTAGGTATTGATTCAAATATGAATTTGATGCATCGTGCAGCAATCTTTCTACTTAATGTCCAAAGTAATATAGAAACTTAGGCACCAATCTTTTTTTTATAAGGTAGGTTAAACATTCCTCATTGACGTCACCGTCGAATGAGCCTGACCAAAAAGTATATGATGTATAAGACATTAATGACCAATCTATATGATGTATAAGACATTACTAACTGGTCTTATTTTAAAGCAAAAATTAATGATCACAAAACATCTTCTGAACGCAGTATTCCAGTAACAAAATAATACACCACCATTAGCCACTTTTATCATAACATTGGGAATACACAAGTAGTGTGCCCACTTGTTCACTTCCTGATGTTCTGGTCAAAGGTTTCCAAATTATAACCCCCTTGAACTTGAACAATATATGTTATAAACAGCTAAAATTGAGGTAAAACCCAACAAAGTATTCAACTTCAAAAGGAAGTGGTATCTCCATCTTCATAACATGTTACCTGATGTGCACTGCAAAGGGGCCTAACTCCAACACAAGGCTTTGGTTTTATAATAATTCGAAGCTGGCAATCCAAGAATATAAAGTTAATATATAACCTTACACAAAACAGAGCATCTTCTATCAAATCAATCAAGCTTACAACAAAAGAGGACCTGCGCAATTTGGTTCACTTCGTTTATCGAGTTCTTAGATTTCAGCACTGCTTTGTAGATGCTGCAGATAAGAATCACAAAAGCTGGCTGAGGAAACGTTCACCATCGCAACCATAAAATATGTATGTATAGGTTACCAAAAGGGGCACATTTCAGGtgtgaattaaaaaataaaatttaaagatCAGAAGAACCGAGAACTTCCATTGTAGCTTTGCTTATGATAGAAACTCCAAACACGAAAACAATGCAACAAATTAGACAAGATCACTACGGCCTGAAAGTAGAGCAGAAAATTAACATACTTTTTCCCTCCAGGTGTGGAAAGAAATTCCCTAGATCCCAAAAAATGTACAAGCAATAGGCAGAACGACAATAAGAAGAGGTTCCACACTTCGGGGCAGAAAGAGCAACGTGCTGGTAAAATGGTTATGAGTCATTAATCAGAAATTTATCGGCTATGGTAGAGCAACTTTTTTTGATTAGGCAGATGGTAGAGCAACTAATTAGGTAGGCATCAAGCTAAAGTAGAATTTGTATTTCCTTTGAGGCTGTGATAACCCGCCACTAAAAAATTACTATCAAACAAAGAGAATCTTGAAAGGAAAAAAACTGTATGAATGCCAGGACAGGCaataaacaacaaaaataaatatgAACTTAGGACCAGGAAATAGGCATATGTGCACCTGTAAGGTTCCGTGCATATTGAATGAATTTCAGTCTTCACCGTCACGAGATCTAAGAATTGGTCTTCCTCTATTTTCTTCATCAATATTCTTTTTGCCTAAGGGAAGAAAAGACGCATTTAGAAAAAGGTGAACTGATAACTATGTACGGCTTTCAATAAACACCACAGTGATAACAGATAATGTTCTCTGCTTATAAGTAACAGTTGCATGTCGCAGCATGGATGGTTGGATGACAGAGGTCTTCTGAGCATTATAAGTAATTAGGTTTTAAAAGGGTGAGGAATAGATACCTCTTTGAGTTCTTTTTCATGTTCTTTATAAAGTTCTGCAATTCTTCGCTGCACCCTGGCATAGTCTTGAGCATTTGTATACATAAATGCTAAGTTTTCAAGTTCTGACTGCATGATGATAAGTCAAATATTCATGAAACTAAGCAGATATAAAACCATAATTTAGAGAAAAGAAACTGTACATAATGAAACAAGTGGCAGTAAACCACAACACTTCAAAGCCTCTTAGGTAGCTTCCAGAGAAAATGCCCCACCCAGCCCCAATTCTCTCACTAGACAAAAGAAAAGGATAGGTCCATCTAGGATAAAGAAGGCTACTAGAGGACAAAATAGATCAAGAGAGGACTAAACCGAAAATCACTTAATCAGCTGCATCATAGGTCTCTTTGCAGAAGAGATTCCAAACTCGATATGCCAATATTAATATGATCGTATATCACTGATAATGAGAACGACTACTATTATCATTAAGCAATTTCAGGAAAAGGGTTAAGAAAATGAGAGACATTCATGTACATCAACAGCTAACTGAAGGCCAGACAAGTGACAACCAGCCACTGTATGGAAGGgaggaagaaaaggaaatttAAATTAGGTACAATATATCTTAGGTATGTCAAAGCATTTAAGAGTTTTAAAGAAGCTAAAGAGACCTTGATTTGGTATATTCCAAGAAGTTTTGCCAAAGGAGCAAAAACCTGCAGCGTCTCTGTTGCAATGCCAGACTGGAAAGGAAAGAGAGTAACAAGATTGTTAGATATTAGACAGAGACGGATACAAAAAATTAAGATGTACATATACCTGCTTGTGTGGAGGCATATGTGAAAGAGTGCGCATATTATGTAATCTATCagccaattttacaattataacaCGGACCTGAAACAGAAGCATTTTAAATAAGGGACTGTTAAGAAAGTAACTAAATCCGTACAAGTAAACAGGGGCATTACCTCCTCCGTCATGGAAAGAAACATCTGTCTAAGGTCATCAGCTTTGACATCCTGTACATGGCTTTCATCCTTGCACTTGATCTTTCCGAGCTTGGATACCTAACACATCAATCCCATTTACGTCAAAAAGGAACaaatttcttttaattgtttaaacaaacgatatatatacatatatatatagagagagagagagaagaagaagaaactacCTTAGTCTCCCCTTCAACAATACGCCGAACTGTCGGACCAAATTCCTTCTCTATTCTTTCAAAAGTAACTACATTTGTATCTTCCACAGTATCATGTAATAACCCAGCAGCAATTGACTCCCAATCCAAttcctcaaaaagaaaaaggaaaaaagtcaAACTCAGTTTATGCCTTCTGAGCCAGGAAAGTACAATAGTTCGCACAACTTACAAGCTGTCCAAGGATCTGTGCAACTGCAACTGGGTGAATAATAAAGGGCTCTCCACTACGACGCTTTTGACCATCATGCGCCTCAAAAGCAAGCTGTAATAATAATCAGTAGATCAGACAGGTTTTTCAGCTATTCTGATTTAGTTGGAGATTATGGCATGCCAAATATTTGTAACAGATGTTTTATCTTGCAAAGAAAGAAGTGATGAGAAAGGAAATCAAAGCCGAGGAGAAGATCAATTATGTTGATCATATGGGAATATACTTACATTCAAAGCCTTGCGAACCAATTCCAATTCCTTGTAAGAAAGATATGAAATGGAAGGTATAAGACCCTGTGAAACAGATAATTAACTTTGGTTAGATACTAacataacaacaacaaacccagtataaccccacaagtggggtctggggaggatagtgtgtacgcaaaccttacccctaccttgtgaaggtagagaggttgtttctgatagaccctcaGCTCAGTATACTAACAATATCAGACACTTGATATTAGCAAATGAGCATAAAAATCAGGCACTTAAAATTGAGAATTCATTCTGTATCTTTCAAAAACTATTCACAAATGCAAAATTAATCAATTTCAGAAGGAACATGAATTTGTCTAAATTTATGTAGAAAGAAATGCACACAAAAGACACCAGCTGCAGTAGATTCAATATTGAAAGTATGAAAGTTTTATGTATGGAAGAAAAAACAATCAGTAGAATGTGGAATTAGCAGTTCTGAGATAGGCTCAGGCTTTTCTATTTTAATTAGGATAGCTAGCGATATTTGAGTCAATAGGATTTTCCATTTTCTTTCCTGCCAGAGAAATTGATTAATTTTGCATTTTCTTCTCAATTTCCAAAAGCAACTGATAATCACAATTCATGATCTTTCTATCATGAGAGAGCTATGATGCTTAGGCAAGCTAATTTATGAATAAAACCAACAAGTTTTGACTAGGAAAGCAGACTTTGGTCATTAATGATGCCAGGAATCAGAGATGACTCCGTAGCTGGAGGATCACTAACCTCCCACAAACTTTCAGGAGATATCTCTTCACAAGACTCTGAAGAAAATGATAAAGAGCAACATAATTTCCATTTGCTAGAAGTAGTTAGTAGAAGCCTTGAGCCAGGGACTGCTTGCAGAGCTTCATCAGAGTAGCGTTCATCCATATCAGAAGTATAACATCTCTGCCACAAGTAAAATCTAGTCAGGTGAAAGATTGTAAAAGAAATAATTATTGCTTCTCAAGAAAATCAGCTATAAGTCTGTGCTGTTTGCATGCATGACTTTCCAGAAAATACATGTATAAATAAGTAAGCACATTCAAAAATAAAGTCCACATGGATCAAGCTTAAACTCGTGCTGGTTGAGTCACTGACTAACCTCAGGAGAAAAGGGTCTCGAGAAACTTGATACAGTCCAAAATTGACAGCCTATCCATGTATTTGCCACCAGAACAcccattttcatttttctaatgCGTCACTATATGCATGTCTATGGCATTTAGTATATGTTAGTTACAAGTATTGAAGAAGAACAGATGTTGTAGCACCATTAAACTTTGATACTTTTTTCAATCAACTACAAGTCAATTCCAGATTAGTTGGGGTCAGTATATGAATTCTTTGTACCATTCCACTCTATTGAAGTCCATTGCAACTCTATAACCAAGAAAAGACATTTTCAAGACAcagaattttctttcttttacttcttATTTCTTTTTAGTGGGGAAGGGGGCGATCCTGACAACTTATTCTTTTTCTTGTCGCTACCGACCCTCCCACTTTTTACCTCATTCATGAAGCCTTACTTAGGTTTAAACTGAACAAACCCAAAGGCTGCACTAGGCACAATTGAGGGCATCATCCAGAATCTATTACAGATGTGATTTATTAGGTGTTGACATAACTGGTGAAAATATTAATTCATCAGCCAAGGAAATTGCTAAAGGATTATTCATCAGCCAAGGAAATCAAACTGAAGGCATTTCAATAATCAGAAATAATCTTCAATCTTCTAATAGGTAGCACAGAAACATAATCCAAAAGAACTCTATCTTCCAACAGCTTCCTCTAATGCTCTAAAGAGCGCCCTTGCTtcaacaaacaagaaaaaatgaaagagatCTCTCTAACAAACTGGAGACCATGGCTCAAATCCCAACAGAAGCAAAAAATGCTAAGTGATTTCTCCCCATCTATCTAAGTCCTTGTGGTTAGAGTTACCCGGTACTTGTACTGGTAGGAGGTTGCAGGTACCTGGTGGAATAGTCAAGGCGCACACAAGCTGGCCGGGACACCACCATTCTAAAAAACAAAAACCCTGTAAAAACTTCTATAGCTTGCTGCACATAATGTTTTTAAATAACAGGAGGAAGGAATGAGGAAGGCAAAACAAGAAGTATCTCGACTTAAATTCTGAAACATATCATAAAGACTGAGGTCAAGCTCTCTAAGTCAGCCTCCTCTAATTAACTAAAGAATAAGAATCAAACAAACTAATCTTCTTACCGAATTCCATGTGTAATTTACAGATACTCTAACAAGAATATGAACTATAAAGATCTTGAGCTATTGAATCATTGCCTTAAAGTTTCAAGTTGGATACTCAAATTCTTTCAACTAATATATGCAACTTTTAGTAAGTTCATCTCACGCTCGTAAAATCTGCATCCAAGTCTACATGTGAACCCAAAATTGGATTACATGTGTGAGAGAGGGTGTTGAGCTATATAAGACTGTTCGACACCAGGTATCTAAGGCATTCAAGGGGGTTTATATAAATGTTCTGTCGCTCCAATAAATACCATAAAATTTTGAATTGGACTCTCATATTCTTCTACCTGTTCCCTAGATCAAGTTACGCATCAACATAAGGAACCACAAATAGGTTACTAACCACAGGCAAAAAGTAAATGACCAACAAGTTTTAGTACATTGCAAGGCAGAAAAGCCTCTAAAGCTAGCTTTTTGGACATAAAATTTTCTTAACTCAATGTGATTAATTTCAAAGAGTGTAAGTTGGGAGTTGAGTAAAAACTTACACATCGGTGGAGACGATTTCTTCTTCCATATCTATAAGGAGTAGAGGAACACTGAGAAGGATGAGTTGTGCTGGCAAGGAACCCAGTCAAGGCCCTTGGCGCCTTCCAGGCACAAGATAGCACACTACAGTCGAATCTCCCACTCACATCTCCTTTCCAAGACTTACATATATTCACACATTCAATAGAAactgcaaaataaaaaagagtTAATTCTAGTCACTGACGGCGCAATAAATAATTACATAATCAGGTCATTTAAATTTAATTGCATGTAACTCTATTTAATAGCATTGATTGGTAACCTAAAATAGATATTGGTAAGTAATCTGCTATAACAGCGAACAGTTTATAACAGACACTTtctgtatataacttaaatccagttaaaataaataaatacaagactaACACATTATTCACGTTAGCTCCACTGTTTTCCACGAGAAATTGTTAGTAGTAGATTTAGTGAACCTCCAGTCACTGAAAACCTTTATTGCCTTATCGCAATACAAATAATTTAGCAGTGGAATGAAACATATTGGAATAAAATTACATAATTTATATAGCCTGCGCGCGACTACTTTGCAATTAAGGTGTATTGATTAACTAACACGCTATTCACGCAAACATTGAAATGAAATTAATAAACGTAGTAACCACCTGACATTGAAGTAGCAGAAGCCATGTCTATTCAAAAGCATCGGTGCACGAACTACTCATTCCGCGTTGAGGTGAAAATCAAGCCAACTGTGACAAAAGCTCATTCGTCTGGGAACACAAAGATGAAGAAGATAAATAAACATATTCCGCCGGAAGGTAATGATACAGTAAAATCACAGCCAATGAAAGGAATCAAAAGTTTCGCATTCAAAGCTGCGATTGTCTCAGGCAAGAGTTTCGCAATTCAGAGAAATTAGGGAGCACTCAAGAAGCGAGGATAAGCCAATGGTGGAAGCAAGGGAGCGAATATGAGATAATCTAGAGAGAGAGTGAGAGAGATTTCAGTCGCGGAGATTTCAGCCAAAGACCACACGATTAGAAAAAAAACCGTTTGATAAAAGATATAGTATTTTTTGTCTCTCATTTTTTCCCTTTAAACCCTatgttctatttttctttttctctttgcgTGGCAAAATAGATGAGGTAGTTATATACTAATGATCGTCCAAGACTCCGAGTGGATATAAACTTGGTTATCTCGCTTTTTCTGGTGTTTCAATATTCCCTCCCCTCcactttaattaatatttttggttattttcacATATATTATGAAAGTTATCTTCTActattaattaacaataaaattaatCATATTAACCTTAATTGTTGCATTAAAAATATTACAAATACCTTTAGGCAATTTACTCCAATggaaactttgaaaaaaaaactaattctttcttgatatctgaaaaaatcaaatattatgaacaaacaaaaaggccaaaaaatcaaGTAAatgttagtaaactgtatttgtaaaataattctggaaatataaatgaacataaacagaaatgaacataaacagaagTGAACAACGAAATAACAGAAaaccaattcgagcccactgaattcacagtgtttccttaaggaatttaatcccctcttagtacccaaggttatggattatttcctcccaggatagaacgaattacacactagtatagtggtacttcaaatcctagtgtttcagcgaacacaaagttcggtagcaaatcacacttactattgCTTTGCCTGATGCTAAAATTAtgcagaaggaggaggagaaactcagaaaatcgtatgagaattctgagcagaatagccttgtatttatagccaaagttgggctgaaatctaaagaggtgcaactcttcagaatggttgtttCTGCAAAACGGCCACAGCATAAATGTCattacataaatggctatttactcatcaataaagagggaaaattgaagagaGTAGTTAATTTTCTATTACCAAAACAGAAAAacggattggatttaatattaatattttactattaacaaataaatttgttccaaaaagttaatcaatcaatcgatcatttgacaaaaTCCGAATCTGAATCCGATTCCGATTCCGAATTCGATTCTGattccgaagccgaagccgagccgagcgagcgacgacgacgacgacgcgaggcttgtcttcttcttaactctttaagagctagaagaagagcaattgcttatatacccataaaaaacctcttcctcttccaatatgggacaatatcCATTTACCaagagggaaacttaaaatttcactcaaaaatttcatttccctccatgtctcattcaccctcttttaagtatttaatatattaattaaatacataaaaactcaataatcccccacatgaatggggaatggctatatcacggaagtatgcatgaaaaactgtgtgattcgcaagtaaggattaattgcatctggataagtaggtttccctttgaactttccgtagtgaacttatgtcggatatactcgatcaatcggtagatttgatatctttgaaccgtcgaactttggtgtatacctagacaaccacatGTCACACAACCAAttcttaaccgtctttggttctcattgttgtgttcatttcagccatgaacaccgcctggtttcattaGTGCGTAGAGAACTAGCCTTACAaagttctccttgaagcggctaacacttcacacttacataggtgattcctaaacgtggcatcccatagatacactatttgatataccccgtatcaaatttagaaatcattaaaaagccttaatgctttatccttggtactgaacattgtctcatcacaaGAATGGATCAAAAGtttatttgacaatgttgaaacgtcattaatgactttgtttgatctccttgaacctagatcttgggatctccagtcttctaggtagagttaccgccactgtgacttgttctcggccacagtctcattccccttgatgatttttcaactacctctctagttaggccttttataagcggatctgacacattatcacttgactttacataatcaattgtgataattcctctagagagtaattgtctaacggttttatgtcttcgtcgtatatgatgagatttaccgttatacataacgctcctaGCCCTTCCAATTgtcgcttgactatcacaatatatgcatattggtgccaacagtttgggccaaaatggaatatcttccaagaaatttcggagccattcaacttcttcaccggctttatccaaggctatgaactcagcctccattgtagagcgggcaatataagtttgtttggacgacttccaagataccgatcctccaccaatagtgaatatatatccacttgtggacttggaATCAGTtgatccggtgatccaatttgcatcacagtgTCCCTTAAtgaccgcaggatatttactgtagtgtaAAACAAAGTCCTAGGTATATGCTAAATACCCCAAAACTCGTTTCCtagccatccaatgagattgacatggattgctcgtatatcgactcaatttacttatagcacaagctatatctggtcgtgtacaattcatgatatacattaagcatcccaacacacgagtataatccaattgtgatatactttggcctttgttctttgctaatgcaagattcatgtCAATTgtagtctttgcaactttaaagcccaagtgcttgaatttttcaagtactgttttaatataatgagattgtgacagtgccagaccttgagaagtcttatggatcttaattcccagaattaaatcagcaacttccaagtctttcatatcaaacttgctagttaacatacgcttagtagcatttatgttggcaatgtcattactcattataagcataccatccacatataagcaaacaatgactatgtgatttggaacattttaaatatacacacatttatcacattcatttatcttaaatccatttgacaacattgtttggtcaaatttcacatgccattgtttgggtgcttgttttaatccgtaaagggacttaacaagtctacaaaccttattttctttacctggaaccacaaacccttcaggttgttccatgtagatttcttcctccaactctccatttaagaaggtcgtctttacatccatttgatgaatttcaagaccataaactgcagtTAACGTTGCTAACGTTCGTATGGatgtaattcttgtaactgaagagtatgtatcaaaatagtcaagaccttctcgttgtctataccctttgaccacaagtcttgccttatatttgtcaatagtgccatcatatttcattttcctcttaaagatccatttagaacccaatagTTTATTTCCAGggggaagatcaaccaattcccatgtatggttgttcaattggattatatttcactattgactgtctCTTTCCataacaatgattccgaagaagacatagcttctttaaatgtttgaggctcattttccaataagaaagtcacaaaatctggtccaaatgaagtagacattctttgacgtttactacgtcttggatcatCCTGGTTaagtgtactttcttttgtttcttcccgaggttgTTTAGatacttcaccaatcgactcacattcctttttatacagatatatattttcaaagaactcagcattatctgattctacaACCGTATTATTAtaaatgtcgggattttctgatttatgaaccagaaatcgatatgatttactattagtcgcatatcctatgaaaacacaatcaacagtTTTCgatcctatttttacccttttgggtttaggaacttgcacttttgccaaacacccccacactttaaaataattcaagttgggttTCCTTCCTTTCTATTTTGCATATGGAATgaattgtgttttgctatggggtactcgatttagtattagGCTAGCTGTAAGAATGACTTCCCCCACAAGTtttgtggcaaaccagaacttatcaataatgcgttcatcatctcctttaatgaacgattctttctttctgcaatcccattggattggggcatgTAAGGGgacgttgtttgatgaataattccatattctaaacatatttgttcaaaaggagattcatattcaccacccctatcacttcttatcattttgattttcttgttaagttgcgtttcaacttcatttttgtattgcttgaatgcgtctattgcttcatctttactattaagtaagtaaacatagcaatatcgagtactatcgtcaataaaagttatgaaatacttctttccaccgcgagatggtattgacttcatgtcacaaatatctgtgtgaattaagtctaaaggatttgaattcctttcaaccgacttataaggatgtttaacatacttagattccacacatatttgacattttgatttttcgcattcaaacttaggcaatacttccaagttaatcatttttcgcaaggttttataattgacatgacccaaacgtacatgccataaatcatttgactcaagtaagtaagaagaagctgaagttttattattagtttcaacaactattacattcagcttgaaaaggccc
This genomic stretch from Nicotiana sylvestris chromosome 9, ASM39365v2, whole genome shotgun sequence harbors:
- the LOC104239548 gene encoding putative GTP diphosphokinase RSH1, chloroplastic encodes the protein MASATSMSVSIECVNICKSWKGDVSGRFDCSVLSCAWKAPRALTGFLASTTHPSQCSSTPYRYGRRNRLHRCRCYTSDMDERYSDEALQAVPGSRLLLTTSSKWKLCCSLSFSSESCEEISPESLWEGLIPSISYLSYKELELVRKALNLAFEAHDGQKRRSGEPFIIHPVAVAQILGQLELDWESIAAGLLHDTVEDTNVVTFERIEKEFGPTVRRIVEGETKVSKLGKIKCKDESHVQDVKADDLRQMFLSMTEEVRVIIVKLADRLHNMRTLSHMPPHKQSGIATETLQVFAPLAKLLGIYQIKSELENLAFMYTNAQDYARVQRRIAELYKEHEKELKEAKRILMKKIEEDQFLDLVTVKTEIHSICTEPYSIYKAVLKSKNSINEVNQIAQLRIIIKPKPCVGVRPLCSAHQICYHVLGLVHGIWTPIPRAMKDYVATPKPNGYQSLHTTVIPFLYESMFRLEVQIRTEEMDLIAERGIAAHYSGKGFVNGLVGHVITNGRSSRGKIVCLNNANIALRIGWLNAIREWQEEFVGNMSSREFVDTITRDLLGSRVFVFTPGGEIKHLPKGATVIDYAYMIHTEIGNKMVAAKVNGNLVSPLHVLANAEVVEIITYNGLSSKSAFERHKEWLQHAKTRSARHKIMKFLREQAALSATEITVDSVKEFAAESEGDSGLEELADYSKETKHSWEKILKNVMETSSASMSTEDIFQLRSTSIQIPKVNGKHNKCMQHMSLKATGETLSQGNGVGKMILANIPRYREVLPGLDGWLASKVATWHNLEGHSVQWLCVVNIDRKGMMADVTSALAAVGISICSCSVETDRGKGMAVELFHIEASLESLVDACARIDMILGVLGWSTGCSWSENKQFLEC